The region AATCATCCTTCTGTTTTGATTTTGGTTTTTCTGACTATTTCACATCAGTGCAGGTTAACTTGTGGGACTCGCTAAATTAAACCACCGAGCAACACCTCTTTGTTTTACAACGGGTGtaagttttgttttctttgttttcttcctccagaTCTAGAACTCGGTCCCATTCTCGTTCTCACTCTCCACCCCATAGAAACTACCCATCCagggacaacagaggtgggTTCAGAGGCCACAACCGAGGGTACCGGAGGCCCTATCATTACCGGGGAAGAAACCGAGGCTATTACGCACGTGGTCATTACCAgaacagaggtggaggtggcggCTATGGTTACAAGGGTAATTGGCAaggaggcggcggtggtggtggtggcggtggtggaggGTGGCACGATCGCCAGGACCACCGTTCACACAGTCCCAGGAGGGGGCGTTCCCGCACGCCTAAGAAGCGCTCAGGCAGCCGGAGCCGGTCTCGCTTCTCCGACCGCTCATCTTCTGGCAAATCTCGACACTCTAGGCGATCCAGTTATTCCTCACATTCCCGGTCATCATCTCCACGTCACCGCAGCAAAAGCAAGCCCGACTCCAAGGATGCAAAAGCAGCCAGCAGTCAGTCTGAGAGGTCGGGTcaggcagcagagggcagcgTCATCGAAAAGGCATCTGGAGGTAAATGGATTGACTATGACACCAGTCCTAAACAGCCAAGCCCAGACGATAAGAAAGAAGCTACCAATGATCCCGATGGGAAAGGTTCTTCAAGTGGTGGCACCCTGTGGAAAACCGTTGGCCATGTGTCTTCTCCAGATAAGAGCCCTACAAAGTCGGGAGAAGCGGCAGCCTTCGGTGGCTTTGGCTTCTTCTCGAAGGATGATCCCAAAGACGGCGATAAGAATGTGATCTCTGCTGCCTTCAAAAAGTACGTCTGCTACTTTCTCACGTTTTTACCTGTAACTACATTTTTTGTACTTGGATTCATAGTTTTAACAGACAATGAACATATTTTTCTTTCAAACATGTAGCCTTTTTCAAAGATCCATGGAAGAACACATTTTAGAAGGGAGAACATAATAAGAGTCCTGATTTTAAGTGAACTAAAAATGTAGCCGGCTGTTGTCCTTTACTGTGAGCTAACAGGATAATCGGTCGGTGGCTACGTAAGTATTTTCATTGCACTGTTGTTACTATGGTTGCATTAGTGGTGGGGGACCTTAATCCACACTGGATGTAAAAAATAATTAGACGTTTCCTGTCAAACCGACATCAGAACAGCTTTACTTTGATTTCATGTTAGCACCAGATCACCTGGTCGGCCTTGTGTTAGTCAGCTGAGATTTTCATATTAGTAATATAAGTAATGTCAGTCAGACAACATTTATCTCCCCCTGATGGCACAGAGAAAGTGTTCCATTTTTTATGCCATCGAACATGTAGCTAATTTGTCTCACCCATGCCTGATGtcccattttgtgtgttttgtttctaAGCTTATTTAGTCGCGCTTTTCACCTCACTGGTCGTACGGTGGAGCTCTCAGAGGCTAAAGCTCACACCCTTTCTTTGTTTTAGGTTCTTGGTtgagaacaaaagcaaaaagGCTGGTGAGAAGGACGGCAACAAGGAGCAGAACActacagagaaagaaaaagagaagggaaGCAAATCTGGAGAATCTTTCAACACTTCATTCAGTGATTTCAAAGAAGACAAGGTTCTGCCTTTCTTCgaagctggagaagaggagtTCCTCAAGTCCCACGGCCTGAAAGACCACAACCTGGATGAGGATGGCGTTCCTAAAGCCACCCTCAGTTGTcgggacatttttgggaagtggggCGACGAGTCAAAATACTCTACGACCTACCCggcttttaaagagaaaatccGGCGAGATATTGAAGAGGACGATTCTGTAGAGCACATGGAGGAGGAGCTCTACCGAAGCCGCAAGCATggcaagaaagaagagaagtccaaaaagaaagagaagaaagacaaggagaaATCCAGAAGGAGTCCGTCTCCTCCGCATGCCCCCAGGGAGAAGGAGCGCCCGCtgttccctgcagcagcagcagcagcagcagctcatcagcAGTCTCCTATACATCACCTGTCGTCAACACGGGAGGAGTTTGAACTGAAAATCACTTCTCTAGAGGATATGCCCAGGTAGACCCAACCTAGATCATCATACACACATGCTGACGTGTCTTTAAAGATCAGGCCACACAATGTAAACGTGCACATGGATGCTGACGGCTAGGCTGGACTGCACATGTGGACTTTCATTAGGTTTCAACTCATATTTATTGCACTAAATTACGAGGAAGTAAAACAGAACTAGCAGATAAGGTGACCAAACAACAGAGAAGCTAGGAAAGCAGTTTGCCCCCAGGGGAGGTTACACCCCTCAGTTAATCGCTGGCTCATCGCAGGGCCACATTTGAGCTTTTGTgtgttcggtaccttgctcgaGGTATCTTGGCAGTGCTCGGAAGGTGTTCTGGTGCCTTTCAGCATTAATTCTATATACAAATGGATGGATATATCCATATGTGTTCCAACATACTGTAGTTGGCTCAGCAGTATCATATTAAACCTACAAATACAGTCCTTGGTGTCGAGTGGATAATCTAATGGCTGTAAATGTCTTCTTGTTGTTCCAGTTCATCCTTGTCCCGTGATTTGCTCTCCAGTAAAGATCCAGAGATCCGATCCATTTTCCAGCTGGTTCAGGCAGCGCAGCTCCGCCGCAGCCCCTCCGAGCTCTTTGCTCAGCACATAGTCTCGGTTCTGCATTACATCAAAGGTAAAGCTCTGATTTACTCCAGCATTCTCATCACCTGAGTTTGGCTCTTCAGctgctttttgttattttgtagCTCAACATTTCCAGTCCTCAGAAATGACTTTAAGTGAGCGATTTGCCATGTAccaaagaaaagctgcagaagcagaaatTAGGAAGCCACGAAAGAGCCCAGAAATTCACAGGTACTCCAAATATTCAATCCTGGGTCTGAGAGGATTTGCTCTGATCGGCTTGCTGACTGACTGAGGTTGTTGTTCCCTCAGGAGAATCGATGTTTCCCCCAGTGCCTTTAAGAGGCACACTCACCTCTTTGATGATGTGGAGGAGGCCGGCTACAAGGTGACCAGCCCTTTTGAAATTTCCCATGTTTGCAACAAGGAAACTTTGAGACCTTCCAAAGCAGCAGTATTCAGCCctgtgcttttcttttaaagGATGCATATTTCTAAGTCAAATCAGCCCAATTGTGTATTGTAAGTGCCAAGCAAGCTTCCCCAGCCTATGTGATATGGTTATTGGTTATTGTACGAATCCAAGCAAAGGCTAAAAGGAAGTGAATTAAGATCCAGAGTCCAAGCCTGTCAAGGGATGCTTATCATTGCCTTTCCATTGTAAGTatttgaagaaaaataaagtcaaaccACAAAAATGTCTTAACTAGGACTCCTGCATGCAGCTGGTGACATCAATGTTTACAGTCAAGTcgcattttaatgttttatcagCCACTGACGATAGCGTTTGAATGAAACAAGCAGAACAAATGCTACATGTTGTGTTCATGTTTGTCTGGCAGCTACATTTGTCAGTACACTTTGATACTTTCTTCTGTCGCCAGTCAGATATCGAggatttgctcttttctttccccgtCGGTGATTTGCACTAACGAGGACATTATCTGTGCAGGACCCCACTAACAGGTTCAAAGGAGACGTAATGGACCTTCGCTTGGATATTGAAAGGCGTAAGAGGTTTGCTGGCAGAGAGCGTGAGGATAAGCGGAGTCCCGAAGGCTCCAGAGGGCCCAGTAGAGACAGGTCCTCCGAGAAATCTGGGAAACGCCACAAGAAGTCCAAGTACGTCTCCTTTATTAGCATCTCTGTTAATAGACCCCAGTTAGCATTGATGGCTCCATAGGCGTCTGGTGGATCGCCAGCTTTGGCCTTCGTCCCTGTTGATGTATAGCAGTAACGGATGGAGACACTAGCGATGTGTGATTGTTTATGTGCACGTAGAGTTGGTGAATAATATAACACTTCGTCCctacctctgctgctgcttatcTGGAGTCGGGTTGCAGGAGCAGATCTTGTGAACGAGACCCAGAGGCCCCTGAACTGGTCTCAGGTTTCATCCCAGCAGCCTCACACTCATCTGTCAACCACTGTAGTGAGATTTAAAGCAGCGATCTGGTCCTGAGGTGTCCATCCTGGACCCCACGGCTGCACCTCAACATTCTGTCTACACCTGTCATTTATTTACCTAATATTTTATTAACCTTCACACACTGCTCAGGTGCTTCTGTTAGTGTTTATGATGAACACATGGGGCTGTCGGTGTTGCTGGCTTTGAAATGCAAccattgtgtgtgtttacaggaagGCTAAAAGGAAGCGGGATCgttctccatcctcctcttcctcctcttcctcctcttcctccccatcCCCCTATCCTCCTCATTTCAAAGGCAAAGAGTTCATGGGAGAGGGGATGGATCACTCGGAGGAGCCCTACACATTCACTCGTTATCCTCCCCAGGATTTCGGTGGCCTTGCAGACCGAGGCCCCCGAGATTACGAGGGCCATAACCCCGAGCGAGGAAGAGGCCGCGGATTTGTAAGTGTCCTGATGGCGTCACAGCAGCGCTCTACTCCTTCATTCTCACGACAAAAATAACGAGGCCGTTGGTAATATTGTCCCACTACCTCATTTTGTTATGGTGGCATAGCAACACGACCAGAGCCTCAGGGAGACCTGCTTTCCATCAGATCACTTTTGTTTCTCTGATCCTTCCTTGGTCAAGTTTTGCTTCTGATTATTGTTTTGTGACATCAGCCTGTTTTTATGTCAGTTCCccagagtgagagggagaggcTGGAACAGAGGAAATTATCCAGGAAACAACAGTAATGGAAACCCTGCCAATATGAACCCAGTAGTGCGCCCCCCAGAGGAAGAGTGGGACCCTGAATACACCCCCAAGAGCAGGAAGTATTACCTGGTGAGTCAGTAGATTTACTGTTCATCATTATCTGCTCATCTGgttgagctgagccagaatCGGAGTAGATTTCATTTCTATTGTGTGAGGCTCTGACTTCACAGCCCAggtttgtttattctttttacaATCATATGACGTTGCTTCAATATCTGCATtaagtttcatttttttgtcatatctctttttttttgtccactaGTGTGAAAAATTTGGATCAAATTacagaaatgttttaatgaaCACGAAATCATTGGAACACGTGAGAACATTGCTGTGAACATTTCTAGTTGCACCAGTGACTCCTGTGAATATCGTGAAACctaattaccgtattttccggactataagtcgcacttcttttcatagtttgtcagggggtgcgacttgtactctggagcaacttaaataaatacattattacagaatttcacatgttcgttatttttacactgacaaccacaagagggcgctctaggccagtgcacctgaggaacgagtttctttagcgacgcagaagaagaagcggtgcttcgtctagttagacttgattgtttggtaaacttgctcggatgttctttatgctatagttatctaaataactgttaatatgttacgttaacaaagcagacacataCTCAGTttgttgtgggtcatgtagctgaatttgttacgttagcataccgttaccctattgctaatccatgctaatggattgctaattgcctttcaagatgaaatgtatattcttggtctcggattttatcaaataaattttcccccaaaatgcgacttatagtccagtgcgacttatatatctatttttcttctttgttatgcattttttggctagtgcgacttaaactccggagcgacatatagtccagaaaatacggtactgaTTATCGGTTGATCCCAGATGATGAGTCATTCagcatttgggggttttctTCCAGCACGATGATCGAGATGGGGAGAAAACCTGGGTAGACAACCGTGGGAGAGGTCGCGGTTCCTTCCCAGCCCGCAGAGGGCGCTTTGTCTACCGGAAGGGAGGCAGCAGCCCAAAGTGGACCCATGACATGTTCCAGGGGGGAGACGACGGGGGACTGGGAGATGAGAACCTCGACGTAGACCGCAAAGAAGCCAAGAATGCAGACGACGCCTCCACCCTCAAGTAGAACCATCCACGCTCACCTGAACGGTTGTAGTCCTGGTGGTGGGTTTTTCTGTCCCCCCCACCATTATTCAGTGGTTCTTTGATTGAGCCTTCTCACAGCTGAATCCATCCAACGGCTGAAAGATGAAGCGCAAACGTTTACTTTTTATGTGAGGTTTAATTTCAGTCCTTCTCTGTGTGACAGTTTTGTTTTGCAGCTGATCAACTCGATCAGTTTATATTAAATGAGCAAGGCCACAAAGATGAAAACACATTCAGAAAATACAAACTTATTCTTTGATTTGTGCCTTAGACATAAATCCTACCGTTGGCCTGTCCTGTGGGAGGGGCCTGTCCTGTGGGAGTGGCTATGTTATGGGAGGGTTCTGAAATCTGGGTGGGGTCATGTTATGGGAGGGGCCTGTTCTGTGGGAGGGCTGTGTTATGGGAGGGACCATCCTGTAGGAGGGACTTATCCTATGGGAGGGTTCTGAAATATGGGAGGGGCCTGTTTTGTGGGAGGGGCCATTGGTTTTGAGCAGCCATAAATGTTTAAGGTCTATTAAGTCCATCAAGTTGATTCATAAAAAGGAGCTCAACCACTTATTGATTTCTGTTTCCAGCTTCAGCTATGTCTGTTTTTTTTGAATATGTTCACCTTTGCTGGCCTTTAgtgcatttattacatttatacaCCTTTTCCTCCATCATGCTGATCTTTAGTGGGCTTTTTGTTtagatttttaattaaaaattgtGAGAATTCTAATATTAATATTCCAATATTATAGCATTGGAGATTAAAAAGGTAACATGCTGTAATCTGTCATTTCAGACTGAGAGAAAAAGTGAAGTAAAATCTTCAAACCAGTTTGAAAGGCTCATTTAGACAAATTAACTGTAGGTCTGACTgtttgttctgctttgtccaacTCTTGACTGTAAATAGTGCATGTGATGAACACGACTGTAGGACTGAAGATTCTTTTGCTTGTGAGGAAGCTTGCAAACCTTTTTTATCTTGTCCAAatgttttagggtttttttactgtttcttttctttggatTAGGGTGGTTCTCTGTTTGATGAGCAGACTGTTTCTAATGTTGGGCAGGACACTTGTTGAATGTTTGGTGATTTACTTCAGTGTTTTGTGTCTCATATAGTCTCCACAGTCTGTAAAATTATCTCTGTTCTTAATAAAAACCCAGTATCGACTAATGTGCTGCTGATCTTTTGCTCTGCATTCAACCTGCAAACACCATGAATGTGACCACATGATTGTAAAACATGAATCTTTTAATTTAGACTATAAAAGGAAAGAACACTTTAGTCCTCTTTAATAACGAAGATCTCAGACCGGCTGAAAGAGAATTCATGAAAACAGTTTTTAGATGACTTTAACCTGTCGCTGAAATGGACTGAAACACCTTAATTGCAACAATATAGTTTCAAGTTACTTTTCCTCCATCAGTTTGGGCTCTAAAATGAAGGTTTTGCAGCCTTAATCTAACATTTAACTGATTATTACTGACATTGGCCCCTTGGTTGTGGGTCAGGAGGCTCTGGGAGGCGTCTTTCTACAATCCTCCAGGTCAGCTTCTACACATGTGCTTCAGTAGTAAAATAATCAGCCTTTtcatggatggaggaggaaaatcCTGCCAAGGGAATGTGGAGGATCTCAAGGGATCCACTGAGCATTGGTGATCTACAGTACGGCTGAGGTCAATGGCTCTTTCATGGACACAAACAGACCTGCCTTCAGGAGAGCTGCTAAAGCTGCAATCAGTGTAGGTTATTGACTGAACACAGATTTTATCATCATTACACAGATCTGCGGTGCTCAGGCGTACATCACCGTCAGCTCTAAATTCAACTTCTAAGAttagaaagaaaatgtgttggAATAAGAAACATTCGTAAATGATTTAGGCGCGTGAGTGAAGCAGGTTAGCTGATAGTTCCATTTTTACACATGTGAGCTAATTCATGAGCCATAACCTACCACCAGGGCGTGATCCGTCCTCGTTAAAGTCCAGAGTAACAATTCTGATATGATATGGTGCAGGGAGCCTCACCACCCTTCCACTTGGACAACAATGCTGCTGTGACTCCATACGTCCTTTCACATCAGCACTCTGGGTGGCCATATTTAAATCAGTCATTTCAGGTTTTTGGGCGGTTTGCAGTCAGCAGGGTGGCTCAGTCGGAGTCCGTTAGTGGTAATGCACTCGTCCAAGGGTCCCTGTCCCCGTCACCAGGATGTCTGGCTGCCCGTTCCTCCAGATCTCCCTCACGATTcgttccctctcctccagccgacgagccttctccagctcctcagccGAGGTGAACACGTCGATGCTCCTCAAAGTGCCGTTGGACTGGCTGCTACGATCGCTCACGGGTCCTGTGGCCACTTTAGGGATGTGCACGTCCACTTCATCCTCTGTGACGCTCCGATCCTTCTCTTTGGCGCAGGGCTCCTTCAGCCGTTTCCTcttgggggaggggaggggtctGCTGCGGCGCTGAGTCCTGCAGGTGATGGCGGTCACCATCAGGCAGAGCGCCATGAGCAGACCAAAGCAGACGCCCATCATGAAGAAAAGGGCGAAGCTCTCTGGGTTGGCTGTGTGAtcagagcaacaacagaaaacagcGTGACCCCGTTGCTATAACAACAGCAAGTAATCACGGTCCCACAGGCACTACTGTTTTAGCTTTTGTTTTATGGACTCTCTGACTGACTAAAGTTCATATGGAACCTGCACCAGAATGCACAAGGTTTACATGAAGAGTCTCCAAACAGCGACTCACAGCAGAAGAATTCAGGAAAATAAGGTGAGACAGAAAGTTTCTGTTGACTGTTGGGCTGAACTGAACAGCCATTATcttgttggagcagcagcagcagcagtaacgaGTCAATGACGCCTTCAGCAAACACGTGGACGTGAGTGAACAGAGGCAGCTTTTCTCTGGTGGCTCCAGAGAGCAGGAATCAGATGGAATAATGTCCTCAtgctgagaggagcagctccagtgaAGGAATCATGTTCAACTGACAGATTTCAGCTTGCAATTACCATTAAAAACTGTGATATATCATAAAATAACTAGCCTCCATCATGGTGTGGGTACAGAGTGGTTGCCGTAGTTACCTTTGATGTGAGCGTAGGTCGCCATGCTGTTACTGAGCAGCTCCATGTCAGTCTTCATCGGCTCCATCCTGCTTAACACTAACAGACGATCCTgccacaataaaagcatcaagTTTCAATCACATTGAAGAATCTTGGATGATGTAAGAAGGATCACGAGGGAATTCTTCATCCAGGCGGTTCCCCACCCATCGTTTCTGGAATCCAGCCtggtgtcagaggtcagaggacaTGTTGTTCCTTGTAAGCACTCAAACTGGAGTTGGCCTCTGTGATAGGGATGTTTATATTTATGACCTCagcgctggaggaggaggaccatcTATTTCAGGATGCAGGAAATCTCTATTTTCCTTCAGCTTcccacagaaaaacaacagggcTGATTTCACACACTTGAACTCCAGTAAAAGAAGGTTCCCAGAGAAGATCTACAGGTTCTTTGATTCTAGAcaggttcctcctccacctgaagCAGAAGAGCAAAAGTTGGGATTCTCCTTAACGCTGTTGCTGGAGGAAACGGAGGAGCTCCAAAAACATTCTGGCTGTCGGAGCAGCAGAGCTGACTGTGATCAGCCTGCAGGATCCCAGTGATCCCCTCATCTGAATGATTGATCCAGTGGTGTTAAAGCCTGGCGTTAACACACTGAGCCCTCACATTCCCTGTCATTATGGGAACAAGTTCCTGAAGTTCTCTCTCTCCGGGGAGATCAGAATCAGCTGCAATCACAGCCCCCCGCCCTGATCTTTATCCTGCTGGtcacaactttttttttaatcttctctgGATGAGAAGTGCAGCCAGTGTGATGGTGGAAGCCGACCCCAGGTTCCCTGACCCGTGGGAACAGAGAGCAGGGCTGCACCCTCCATTTGCTGCCCCCAGACCTGAACAACATAAGTGGGCAGTTTCCAGTTCAGCAGGCAGGCGCTTCGCCGGGTTTGTGTCCCAGCAGGTTGAGCTCCAACCCCCACGTTTCCAGGTCTATCTCAGAGTACCGCAGCCTTCCAGCAGGGGGTGGGCAGCAGTAGTTTTGCATCTTATTTCTCATCTCACTGGCCTCATCCACATAATTCTTCAAAATCTGCGCTGGCGTCGTGGTTTTGATGCTTTTGCTCAGAACCAAAACATCTAATTTTGTCCTGTTTTCCAGCCGGACGCCAGCAGGGAGGCCGGGCTGAGACGACCGTCTGGGCACACTGGTTTAACACCCAACGCCCCCAGACCGGTCCATTAACTCAACTACACACATGCAGCTTATGTAACCCTATAAAACACCCGGGTTCAACCCTCCCACACTTCCTGCTCACAAAATCCTGCCTAAGTCAAAGAGGAAGCCAGAAACCAGTAAAAAGTAACACTTTGCTGCCAGGATGTTGGAGTCAAAGAGCTTTtgattcctcctcctgaacAACAGCAGACACGAGAAGGTAATACGACACAAAAATACATCTTTTCCCCCTTCAGGAATCTATTTTCCAAGAGGTGCTGATGGTGAGAGCCACTGTAGGAACGTGGAGCCAATAAACCCGTCTGTGCCTCCTTTATTGGCTGACTGAGTGTCCCAGTGGACTGGGAAGCTCCCAGTCAAACAGACTTGTTCTCTAAATGAGATATTTATTCTTGTTTGCACTGGAATTAAGTCATGTGTTTAAAAGAAGCCACTCACCTGATATGTGGACAGTTGAACTTGGAGTTTCCACTGAAATAATGACAGAATACAGACGAGAAGCTGGTCTGACAGCCGGTAACTGGATTACATCccataatctggagaggttgttggtgactgatgttgctgctggactCACAGAGAGGGAGCAGCCCTGGACTGTGACCCACCGCAGGTCATcttgtagaggaggaggaggaagaggaggaggaggaggccactGACAGAGGAGCTGCTCCCTTCTCACACACTCGTGTGGCATCAACCCCCAGAATAAAAGCCCCAGCAGTGAAGCCTTCCTGCCCCGAGCTACCAGCCCCTCTGACCACAGTCAGCTCTGCACTGTTAAGCACCAGGgcgggacaggaagtggcccgTGGGCTGCTGCGGGCGCTGGGCCATCCGGGGGTGGACAGATGAATtcacttctttgttttttcctctcaggaGTCGTCGGCCGGGCCGAGTCCACAGGTGCTGGAGTTCAGTGGCTCCGTTCCTGTaaatctgaacacacacacacacacacacacacacacaccacacacacacacacacacacacacacacacacacctcactggTTTTAAGCCTGGAAAAAAGACAGCTTTTCCTGGTGGATCAGCCCTTTAACTGAAAGACATTTTCTGGAGTTTCTTTCATGAGGGAAGCCACCAGCCGAGGAGACGGCACTGTCACCTTCACACGGGAGCAGCCTCTCCGTTTATGTGGTGGAGCATCAGCAAAGTGCTATTTTGGTGGAGGGAGTGTTgatgtgtgctgtgttttaCTCAGCCGCTCATTATGTGGCCTGCCGTCATTTCAAAATTGGTTTTAAAGCAGTcgagggaagaaaaaaatacgTCCCC is a window of Takifugu flavidus isolate HTHZ2018 chromosome 21, ASM371156v2, whole genome shotgun sequence DNA encoding:
- the thrap3b gene encoding thyroid hormone receptor-associated protein 3b isoform X6 — translated: MCFRIKGSSTGEITRSCLSRKMSKALNSPVRSRSRSKSRSRSYSRSHSRSRSRSRSRKRHYRSRTRSHSRSHSPPHRNYPSRDNRGGFRGHNRGYRRPYHYRGRNRGYYARGHYQNRGGGGGYGYKGNWQGGGGGGGGGGGGWHDRQDHRSHSPRRGRSRTPKKRSGSRSRSRFSDRSSSGKSRHSRRSSYSSHSRSSSPRHRSKSKPDSKDAKAASSQSERSGQAAEGSVIEKASGDKSPTKSGEAAAFGGFGFFSKDDPKDGDKNVISAAFKKFLVENKSKKAGEKDGNKEQNTTEKEKEKGSKSGESFNTSFSDFKEDKVLPFFEAGEEEFLKSHGLKDHNLDEDGVPKATLSCRDIFGKWGDESKYSTTYPAFKEKIRRDIEEDDSVEHMEEELYRSRKHGKKEEKSKKKEKKDKEKSRRSPSPPHAPREKERPLFPAAAAAAAAHQQSPIHHLSSTREEFELKITSLEDMPSSSLSRDLLSSKDPEIRSIFQLVQAAQLRRSPSELFAQHIVSVLHYIKAQHFQSSEMTLSERFAMYQRKAAEAEIRKPRKSPEIHRRIDVSPSAFKRHTHLFDDVEEAGYKDPTNRFKGDVMDLRLDIERRKRFAGREREDKRSPEGSRGPSRDRSSEKSGKRHKKSKKAKRKRDRSPSSSSSSSSSSSPSPYPPHFKGKEFMGEGMDHSEEPYTFTRYPPQDFGGLADRGPRDYEGHNPERGRGRGFFPRVRGRGWNRGNYPGNNSNGNPANMNPVVRPPEEEWDPEYTPKSRKYYLCEKFGSNYRNVLMNTKSLEHHDDRDGEKTWVDNRGRGRGSFPARRGRFVYRKGGSSPKWTHDMFQGGDDGGLGDENLDVDRKEAKNADDASTLK
- the thrap3b gene encoding thyroid hormone receptor-associated protein 3b isoform X4, yielding MSKALNSPVRSRSRSKSRSRSYSRSHSRSRSRSRSRKRHYRSRTRSHSRSHSPPHRNYPSRDNRGGFRGHNRGYRRPYHYRGRNRGYYARGHYQNRGGGGGYGYKGNWQGGGGGGGGGGGGWHDRQDHRSHSPRRGRSRTPKKRSGSRSRSRFSDRSSSGKSRHSRRSSYSSHSRSSSPRHRSKSKPDSKDAKAASSQSERSGQAAEGSVIEKASGGKWIDYDTSPKQPSPDDKKEATNDPDGKGSSSGGTLWKTVGHVSSPDKSPTKSGEAAAFGGFGFFSKDDPKDGDKNVISAAFKKFLVENKSKKAGEKDGNKEQNTTEKEKEKGSKSGESFNTSFSDFKEDKVLPFFEAGEEEFLKSHGLKDHNLDEDGVPKATLSCRDIFGKWGDESKYSTTYPAFKEKIRRDIEEDDSVEHMEEELYRSRKHGKKEEKSKKKEKKDKEKSRRSPSPPHAPREKERPLFPAAAAAAAAHQQSPIHHLSSTREEFELKITSLEDMPSSSLSRDLLSSKDPEIRSIFQLVQAAQLRRSPSELFAQHIVSVLHYIKAQHFQSSEMTLSERFAMYQRKAAEAEIRKPRKSPEIHRRIDVSPSAFKRHTHLFDDVEEAGYKDPTNRFKGDVMDLRLDIERRKRFAGREREDKRSPEGSRGPSRDRSSEKSGKRHKKSKKAKRKRDRSPSSSSSSSSSSSPSPYPPHFKGKEFMGEGMDHSEEPYTFTRYPPQDFGGLADRGPRDYEGHNPERGRGRGFFPRVRGRGWNRGNYPGNNSNGNPANMNPVVRPPEEEWDPEYTPKSRKYYLCEKFGSNYRNVLMNTKSLEHHDDRDGEKTWVDNRGRGRGSFPARRGRFVYRKGGSSPKWTHDMFQGGDDGGLGDENLDVDRKEAKNADDASTLK
- the thrap3b gene encoding thyroid hormone receptor-associated protein 3b isoform X3, with the protein product MCFRIKGSSTGEITRSCLSRKMSKALNSPVRSRSRSKSRSRSYSRSHSRSRSRSRSRKRHYRSRTRSHSRSHSPPHRNYPSRDNRGGFRGHNRGYRRPYHYRGRNRGYYARGHYQNRGGGGGYGYKGNWQGGGGGGGGGGGGWHDRQDHRSHSPRRGRSRTPKKRSGSRSRSRFSDRSSSGKSRHSRRSSYSSHSRSSSPRHRSKSKPDSKDAKAASSQSERSGQAAEGSVIEKASGGKWIDYDTSPKQPSPDDKKEATNDPDGKGSSSGGTLWKTVGHVSSPDKSPTKSGEAAAFGGFGFFSKDDPKDGDKNVISAAFKKFLVENKSKKAGEKDGNKEQNTTEKEKEKGSKSGESFNTSFSDFKEDKVLPFFEAGEEEFLKSHGLKDHNLDEDGVPKATLSCRDIFGKWGDESKYSTTYPAFKEKIRRDIEEDDSVEHMEEELYRSRKHGKKEEKSKKKEKKDKEKSRRSPSPPHAPREKERPLFPAAAAAAAAHQQSPIHHLSSTREEFELKITSLEDMPSSSLSRDLLSSKDPEIRSIFQLVQAAQLRRSPSELFAQHIVSVLHYIKAQHFQSSEMTLSERFAMYQRKAAEAEIRKPRKSPEIHRRIDVSPSAFKRHTHLFDDVEEAGYKDPTNRFKGDVMDLRLDIERRKRFAGREREDKRSPEGSRGPSRDRSSEKSGKRHKKSKKAKRKRDRSPSSSSSSSSSSSPSPYPPHFKGKEFMGEGMDHSEEPYTFTRYPPQDFGGLADRGPRDYEGHNPERGRGRGFFPRVRGRGWNRGNYPGNNSNGNPANMNPVVRPPEEEWDPEYTPKSRKYYLHDDRDGEKTWVDNRGRGRGSFPARRGRFVYRKGGSSPKWTHDMFQGGDDGGLGDENLDVDRKEAKNADDASTLK
- the thrap3b gene encoding thyroid hormone receptor-associated protein 3b isoform X1 — encoded protein: MCFRIKGSSTGEITRSCLSRKMSKALNSPVRSRSRSKSRSRSYSRSHSRSRSRSRSRKRHYRSRTRSHSRSHSPPHRNYPSRDNRGGFRGHNRGYRRPYHYRGRNRGYYARGHYQNRGGGGGYGYKGNWQGGGGGGGGGGGGWHDRQDHRSHSPRRGRSRTPKKRSGSRSRSRFSDRSSSGKSRHSRRSSYSSHSRSSSPRHRSKSKPDSKDAKAASSQSERSGQAAEGSVIEKASGGKWIDYDTSPKQPSPDDKKEATNDPDGKGSSSGGTLWKTVGHVSSPDKSPTKSGEAAAFGGFGFFSKDDPKDGDKNVISAAFKKFLVENKSKKAGEKDGNKEQNTTEKEKEKGSKSGESFNTSFSDFKEDKVLPFFEAGEEEFLKSHGLKDHNLDEDGVPKATLSCRDIFGKWGDESKYSTTYPAFKEKIRRDIEEDDSVEHMEEELYRSRKHGKKEEKSKKKEKKDKEKSRRSPSPPHAPREKERPLFPAAAAAAAAHQQSPIHHLSSTREEFELKITSLEDMPSSSLSRDLLSSKDPEIRSIFQLVQAAQLRRSPSELFAQHIVSVLHYIKAQHFQSSEMTLSERFAMYQRKAAEAEIRKPRKSPEIHRRIDVSPSAFKRHTHLFDDVEEAGYKDPTNRFKGDVMDLRLDIERRKRFAGREREDKRSPEGSRGPSRDRSSEKSGKRHKKSKKAKRKRDRSPSSSSSSSSSSSPSPYPPHFKGKEFMGEGMDHSEEPYTFTRYPPQDFGGLADRGPRDYEGHNPERGRGRGFFPRVRGRGWNRGNYPGNNSNGNPANMNPVVRPPEEEWDPEYTPKSRKYYLCEKFGSNYRNVLMNTKSLEHHDDRDGEKTWVDNRGRGRGSFPARRGRFVYRKGGSSPKWTHDMFQGGDDGGLGDENLDVDRKEAKNADDASTLK